One stretch of Candidatus Eisenbacteria bacterium DNA includes these proteins:
- a CDS encoding MGMT family protein, with protein MGASSFRAAVLDACARIPYGTVRCYKQLAEAVGRPGAMRAVGGALSRNPLPVVVPCHRVIARTGSLGGFSGGVALKKKLLSLEGMGDLFHSRP; from the coding sequence ATGGGGGCGAGCTCTTTCCGCGCGGCGGTTCTCGACGCGTGCGCGCGGATCCCCTACGGCACCGTCCGATGCTACAAGCAGCTCGCCGAAGCGGTGGGAAGGCCCGGGGCGATGCGGGCGGTCGGAGGCGCTCTCTCGCGGAACCCGCTTCCGGTCGTTGTTCCCTGCCACCGCGTGATCGCCCGGACCGGCTCCCTCGGAGGGTTCTCGGGAGGCGTGGCCCTGAAGAAGAAGCTTCTCTCCCTTGAAGGGATGGGCGATCTCTTCCACTCCCGCCCATGA
- a CDS encoding ABC transporter permease, with protein sequence MILKDFSLTAAVFRTETRSALRDRHVVVYSLVLPIFLYPVMLLLFGQVMQYRAGALERQTARIAWEGEEASTRLFAELRKDPRFEIVRQESGEEAVAEGTLDAFLRVHSADDRGPAIEAFFDLSSDRSLTARERLRERWEETRRALLRERAAAYGATEAVLSVLAVREENIASPEAMGRYVLSLLLPMILVIMLSMGAMYPAIDVLVGERERRTLESLLASGAPRASLVAGKFLSVLAASLAALLVNLASMILTLRHQAGLFGGEGEFSIGVPWSAIPVILGGGLLLGAFFSASMILVASPARTFKEGQGYLTPFYILSLLPAVAGASPGVEFGPFTALIPLTNATLLLRSALVGSFPPLPTAITLLSLLLYLFAVLLAAEKILGREGVVQGRVRGTGQLRLALRPARAIAGRRDRWRR encoded by the coding sequence TTGATCCTCAAGGATTTCTCCCTGACCGCCGCGGTGTTTCGCACGGAGACCCGCTCCGCTCTTCGCGACCGGCACGTCGTCGTCTATTCGCTCGTTCTTCCGATCTTCCTCTATCCGGTCATGCTCTTGTTGTTCGGCCAGGTGATGCAGTATCGGGCCGGCGCTCTCGAGCGTCAGACCGCGCGGATCGCCTGGGAAGGCGAGGAGGCATCGACGCGTCTCTTCGCGGAGCTCCGGAAGGATCCGCGCTTCGAAATCGTCCGCCAGGAATCCGGAGAGGAGGCGGTCGCCGAGGGGACGCTCGATGCGTTTCTTCGCGTCCATTCGGCCGATGATCGCGGCCCCGCGATCGAGGCGTTCTTCGACCTCTCGAGCGATCGCTCCCTCACGGCGCGCGAGCGTCTCCGGGAGCGATGGGAGGAGACGAGGCGCGCCCTCCTCCGCGAGCGGGCGGCCGCCTACGGGGCGACCGAGGCGGTTCTGAGCGTCCTCGCCGTGCGCGAGGAGAACATCGCCTCGCCGGAAGCGATGGGGCGGTACGTGCTGTCTCTCCTTCTTCCGATGATCCTCGTGATCATGCTCTCGATGGGCGCGATGTATCCCGCGATCGACGTCCTGGTCGGCGAGAGGGAGAGGCGGACCCTGGAGAGCCTACTCGCGTCGGGCGCGCCGCGCGCGAGCCTCGTCGCCGGCAAGTTCCTCTCGGTGCTCGCCGCCTCGCTCGCGGCGCTTCTGGTGAACCTCGCGAGCATGATCCTCACCTTGAGACATCAAGCGGGTCTTTTCGGAGGCGAGGGAGAGTTCTCGATCGGGGTTCCCTGGAGCGCGATCCCCGTCATCCTCGGAGGCGGGCTCCTCCTCGGCGCGTTCTTCTCCGCGTCGATGATCCTCGTCGCGTCTCCGGCGCGGACCTTCAAGGAAGGACAGGGATACCTCACCCCCTTCTACATCCTCTCCCTTCTTCCCGCGGTCGCGGGCGCCTCCCCCGGAGTCGAGTTCGGGCCGTTCACCGCCCTCATCCCCCTGACGAACGCGACTCTCCTCCTTCGGAGCGCGCTCGTCGGGAGCTTCCCGCCGCTCCCGACCGCGATCACGCTCCTCTCGCTTCTCCTCTATCTGTTCGCGGTCCTCCTCGCTGCGGAGAAGATCCTCGGGCGGGAAGGGGTCGTCCAGGGGCGGGTGCGGGGGACCGGCCAGCTGCGGCTCGCGCTTCGTCCGGCGCGGGCGATCGCCGGAAGGAGAGATCGATGGCGCAGATGA